The following proteins are co-located in the Chryseobacterium daecheongense genome:
- a CDS encoding MBL fold metallo-hydrolase — protein MKNFILCTFLLLIASCNSRKAPTAEKSKTGIQLIVLGNVQDAGSPQLGCNKECCKDLWKNPDLKRKIISMGVMDHQYQKNYLLDASPDISSQLQLLQQEHTTPKIIDGIFITHAHIGHYTGLMYLGKEGASTQNIPVYAMPKLAGFLNNNGPWSQLVTQKNIVVNEMQNEHPVTLSPNLKIIPIQVPHRDEFSETVGFLIEGPEKKALFIPDIDKWGKWKYNITDFIKKVDYAFIDATFYNATELNNRDISTIPHPLVEESMQLFNNLSPEYKKRVYFIHFNHTNKLLNPESNESKTVIKNGYNIARMGDIVTL, from the coding sequence ATGAAAAATTTCATTTTATGTACATTCCTACTACTTATAGCTAGCTGCAATAGTAGAAAAGCACCAACAGCAGAGAAAAGTAAAACAGGAATACAGCTCATTGTATTAGGAAATGTTCAGGACGCAGGTTCTCCTCAATTAGGATGTAACAAAGAATGCTGTAAAGACCTTTGGAAAAATCCTGATTTAAAACGAAAGATCATATCCATGGGAGTAATGGATCATCAATACCAAAAAAACTATCTTCTTGATGCCAGTCCTGATATTTCTTCTCAGTTACAATTACTGCAACAAGAACATACAACACCAAAAATAATTGATGGGATCTTCATAACGCATGCTCATATAGGACATTATACAGGTTTAATGTATCTGGGAAAAGAAGGTGCATCCACACAAAATATTCCCGTATATGCAATGCCCAAATTAGCAGGATTTTTAAATAACAACGGACCATGGTCGCAATTGGTGACTCAAAAAAATATTGTGGTTAACGAAATGCAAAATGAGCATCCTGTTACCTTAAGCCCTAATCTAAAAATCATCCCTATTCAGGTCCCTCACCGTGATGAGTTTTCAGAAACGGTTGGTTTTTTGATCGAAGGTCCTGAAAAAAAAGCGTTGTTTATTCCTGATATTGACAAATGGGGGAAATGGAAATACAATATTACGGACTTCATAAAAAAGGTGGATTATGCTTTTATTGATGCAACATTTTACAATGCCACAGAGCTTAATAACCGGGATATTTCAACCATTCCTCATCCCCTGGTTGAAGAAAGCATGCAATTGTTTAACAACTTAAGCCCGGAGTATAAAAAAAGGGTATATTTCATCCATTTCAATCACACCAATAAACTATTAAATCCGGAGAGCAACGAAAGTAAGACTGTCATTAAAAACGGATATAATATTGCAAGAATGGGTGATATTGTAACATTATAA
- the rpmB gene encoding 50S ribosomal protein L28 produces the protein MSRICQITGKRAMVGNNVSHANNKTKRRFEINLLEKKFYLPEQDKHVTLKVSAHGLRVINKIGIEEALERAVRNGLIKK, from the coding sequence ATGTCAAGAATTTGCCAAATAACAGGAAAGCGTGCAATGGTTGGTAACAACGTTTCTCACGCTAATAACAAAACGAAGCGTCGTTTTGAAATTAACTTATTGGAGAAGAAGTTTTACCTTCCGGAGCAAGATAAGCACGTAACACTGAAAGTATCAGCTCATGGATTGAGAGTGATTAACAAGATTGGAATCGAAGAAGCTCTTGAAAGAGCTGTAAGAAACGGATTGATTAAAAAGTAA
- a CDS encoding OmpA family protein, with product MKLGLLLLAALPIATYAQDSTTVNSSDKYPNTFSSGSANVQPFDNKARRFNDWSISIGGGAAFMPHADLTSFYDGKINWGYNAYISLDKQISHVFGVSLIYQRGETNQKAKLAGAAGVAAGVGVANTRYDQIALLGDVNFSNLLRRVDNHSPYRWAFHGYGGIGVMGYNTSLHDNNEFRWSNAPRRVPLFIKQDIDINSIFYQFGFGVKYNVSKLIDIEARTMYIISGDDEFDGGGNAGPADYDPASKVSKYNMINKSRSDNMWTVNLGVSFKLGKHMSHLAWHDPLQEAYYRTEELEKATTDLVVCEKGDNDNDGVCDDWDRELNTPAGARVDGAGVALDMDLDGVIDLYDKCVTVPGPAENNGCPTGK from the coding sequence ATGAAATTAGGTTTATTATTATTGGCCGCGCTGCCTATTGCTACTTATGCTCAGGACAGTACTACAGTAAATTCGTCGGACAAGTACCCTAATACATTCTCCTCGGGTTCCGCTAATGTTCAGCCTTTTGATAATAAGGCAAGAAGATTTAACGATTGGTCTATATCAATCGGTGGAGGTGCTGCATTTATGCCACATGCCGATCTTACTTCATTTTATGATGGAAAGATCAATTGGGGATACAATGCATATATCAGTTTGGACAAACAGATCTCTCACGTTTTTGGGGTAAGCCTTATCTACCAGAGAGGAGAAACGAATCAAAAAGCTAAATTAGCCGGTGCTGCCGGTGTAGCTGCTGGAGTGGGTGTAGCCAACACAAGATACGATCAGATAGCTTTATTGGGGGATGTAAATTTCTCAAATCTATTAAGAAGAGTTGATAATCATTCTCCATACAGATGGGCTTTCCATGGATATGGGGGAATTGGTGTTATGGGATATAACACTTCCCTGCATGACAACAACGAATTCAGATGGAGTAATGCTCCAAGAAGAGTTCCTTTATTTATCAAACAGGATATAGACATCAACTCTATTTTCTACCAATTCGGGTTTGGAGTGAAATATAACGTTTCAAAACTTATCGATATTGAAGCCAGAACAATGTATATCATCAGTGGTGATGACGAGTTCGACGGTGGAGGTAATGCCGGACCTGCTGATTATGATCCTGCATCTAAAGTATCCAAGTACAACATGATCAACAAATCAAGATCTGATAATATGTGGACCGTAAACTTAGGGGTATCCTTTAAATTAGGAAAACATATGTCGCATCTGGCATGGCATGATCCTTTACAGGAAGCTTATTACAGAACAGAAGAGCTAGAAAAAGCGACAACTGATCTTGTAGTTTGTGAAAAAGGAGACAACGATAACGACGGAGTTTGTGACGATTGGGACAGAGAACTTAATACTCCTGCCGGTGCAAGAGTAGATGGTGCTGGTGTTGCATTAGACATGGACCTTGATGGCGTTATTGATTTGTATGATAAATGTGTTACAGTTCCGGGACCTGCTGAAAACAACGGTTGTCCGACAGGAAAGTAA
- the rpmG gene encoding 50S ribosomal protein L33: MAKKGNRVQVILECTEHKESGMAGMSRYISTKNKKNTTERLELKKYNPVLKKYTLHKEIK; this comes from the coding sequence ATGGCAAAAAAAGGAAACAGAGTTCAAGTAATCCTTGAATGTACAGAGCACAAAGAAAGCGGTATGGCAGGAATGTCTAGATACATTTCTACTAAAAATAAAAAGAACACTACAGAAAGATTAGAGCTTAAAAAGTATAATCCTGTTCTTAAGAAATATACTCTTCATAAAGAAATCAAGTAA
- a CDS encoding RidA family protein, protein MKKIVVLVFTSMFLFSFSQNTMNNIEYKNSENVFPIKGLSQSVSIDCGSSKMILLSGQVPLDAKGNLVGMDNVEKQTEQIFKNIESILKEYGGTTKDIIKLGIFITDISKTPDFRKVRDRYIHLQNPPVSSLVEVSKLFRDDVLIEVEATAVIKKNK, encoded by the coding sequence ATGAAAAAGATTGTTGTTCTGGTTTTTACGTCAATGTTCCTTTTTTCATTCAGTCAAAACACAATGAATAATATAGAATATAAAAATTCAGAAAATGTTTTCCCGATAAAAGGACTCTCCCAATCTGTAAGCATAGATTGCGGATCCTCAAAAATGATCCTTTTATCAGGACAGGTTCCCCTGGATGCCAAAGGAAATTTAGTTGGGATGGATAACGTAGAAAAGCAAACGGAACAAATCTTTAAAAATATCGAGAGCATTTTAAAAGAATATGGAGGAACCACGAAAGATATTATCAAGCTTGGAATTTTCATTACAGATATTTCCAAGACTCCAGACTTCAGAAAAGTCAGAGATCGGTATATCCATCTTCAGAATCCTCCCGTAAGCAGCCTTGTGGAAGTAAGCAAGCTCTTCAGAGATGATGTGCTTATCGAAGTGGAAGCAACTGCAGTTATTAAAAAAAATAAATAA
- a CDS encoding T9SS type A sorting domain-containing protein: MKKVYVLLSMLPVGIMAQNFSEVQTDMKNFYYSSCDVADINGDGFQDIVVNGAIDTDGDGSADTSFNEIYKNNGTTMTSYANLGVDVTHLGDIKFIDYNNDGLADIISTGLSYMDIVNYKHYQFRNTGSGFVKEAELPGKVYGSMEVFDFNHDGLQDYAINGAQYISGTGFVNKLDYYQNTGNGFLLIPGWMEGTQNSSFKMVDLNNDQLLDMVILGYDINSNPLFRVYLNNSGVLTLSQTLLPLASGKLEFADFNADGYQDIVVAAQDENYEGYLGVLMNDGAGHFNLQQLNIPEFSEPSLATGDLNNDGYYDFILSGNDENNNALVKVFLFSPAGQTFTENITTGLHTLGGPGFVHLLDYNNDHHLDVVLSGFDWADPGMPSLTKIFKNVSTEANLKPSPPVNLNLTRNGNKFNFSWSGAGDDKTPVNALRYEIKVGKTPGAYDVARYVVTTSSWFLDLDPSIQNLYWSVRSIDASGVYSDPSAEGTLGTQDIIKDDEFLIYPNPASEKVFIKGKQITDVEMYAVDGRKLTVKKNADQSVNLFGFPKGIYFLKVKIKDQWTVKKLIIK; this comes from the coding sequence ATGAAGAAGGTCTATGTTTTACTATCTATGTTACCGGTCGGTATAATGGCACAAAACTTTTCTGAAGTACAAACGGATATGAAGAATTTTTATTATTCATCCTGTGATGTGGCGGATATTAATGGAGATGGTTTTCAGGATATAGTCGTTAATGGAGCAATAGATACAGATGGAGATGGTAGTGCGGATACTTCATTCAATGAAATATATAAGAATAACGGTACTACAATGACTTCCTATGCTAATCTGGGAGTAGATGTTACTCATCTGGGAGATATCAAATTTATTGATTATAATAATGACGGGCTTGCTGATATTATTTCTACTGGCTTAAGTTATATGGATATCGTTAATTACAAACATTACCAGTTCCGCAATACCGGTTCGGGATTTGTTAAGGAAGCTGAGCTTCCCGGTAAGGTATATGGTTCAATGGAAGTTTTCGATTTTAATCATGACGGGCTGCAGGATTATGCTATTAATGGAGCGCAATACATTAGCGGGACAGGTTTCGTTAATAAATTGGATTATTATCAGAATACAGGGAATGGATTTCTTTTGATTCCGGGTTGGATGGAAGGCACACAAAACAGCAGTTTTAAAATGGTGGATTTGAATAATGATCAGTTGCTGGATATGGTAATTTTGGGATATGATATCAATAGTAATCCGCTATTCAGGGTTTATCTCAATAATTCAGGGGTACTTACCCTGTCTCAGACGCTTTTACCTTTAGCAAGCGGAAAGCTTGAATTTGCCGATTTTAATGCAGATGGTTATCAGGATATTGTGGTAGCTGCTCAGGATGAAAATTATGAAGGGTATCTAGGTGTGCTGATGAATGATGGTGCCGGCCATTTTAATCTTCAGCAACTTAACATTCCGGAATTTTCAGAGCCATCCCTGGCAACAGGAGATCTGAATAATGACGGGTATTATGATTTTATACTGTCTGGAAATGATGAAAATAATAATGCCTTGGTTAAAGTGTTTTTATTTAGTCCTGCCGGTCAAACATTTACTGAAAATATAACAACAGGTTTACATACTTTAGGAGGCCCTGGTTTTGTGCATTTACTTGACTATAACAATGATCATCATCTTGATGTTGTATTGTCCGGATTTGATTGGGCAGATCCGGGAATGCCCTCACTAACTAAAATCTTCAAAAATGTTTCTACGGAAGCAAATTTAAAACCTTCGCCTCCTGTAAACCTGAATCTTACCAGAAACGGTAACAAGTTTAATTTCTCATGGAGTGGAGCAGGTGATGATAAGACGCCTGTAAATGCTTTGCGGTACGAAATCAAAGTTGGAAAGACTCCCGGAGCTTATGATGTGGCACGATATGTAGTAACAACGTCCTCATGGTTCTTAGATCTTGACCCATCCATTCAGAATTTATACTGGAGCGTAAGATCAATAGATGCCTCAGGAGTATATTCAGATCCTTCTGCAGAAGGAACCTTGGGAACTCAGGATATTATTAAAGATGATGAGTTTTTAATATATCCCAATCCTGCTTCGGAAAAAGTATTTATTAAAGGAAAGCAAATTACTGATGTTGAAATGTATGCAGTAGACGGAAGAAAGTTGACTGTAAAAAAGAATGCGGATCAGTCTGTAAATCTGTTCGGTTTTCCGAAAGGGATTTATTTTCTGAAAGTAAAAATAAAGGATCAATGGACTGTTAAAAAACTTATCATTAAATAA
- a CDS encoding DUF4295 domain-containing protein: MAKKVVATLQSGQSKKMTKVVKMVKSSKSGAYVFEEKVMNADEVDGYLKK, translated from the coding sequence ATGGCAAAAAAAGTAGTAGCAACCCTACAAAGCGGTCAGTCAAAAAAAATGACTAAAGTTGTGAAAATGGTGAAGTCATCTAAATCAGGTGCTTACGTTTTCGAAGAAAAAGTAATGAATGCAGACGAAGTTGATGGTTATTTGAAAAAATAA
- a CDS encoding OmpA family protein — protein MKLSLAIVALALAVPTASFAQDSTAVSKGEYPNTFSSGSANVSPFTQKSKRFNDWAISFGAGVPLMQSADLTSIKNGNGKNLFGYSAYVSIDKAITHAFGINLQYDRGETRQGFFNTKNSAPTDLAVRDRIGARTQYDAISILGDVNFSNLLRRVDNHSTYRWALHGYAGIGTLAYRAYLKDPSGQKLMTEVKPFKFNSLFGQAGAGLKFKVNRSLDIEGRVMYVVTGDDSFDGGGAPYSAINQREEGTSDNFFNATLGVSLKLGKHESHLMWHDPLQEIYYKLDVLANKNQDIEVCKKGDADNDGVCDDWDRQLDTPAGARVDGAGVALDTDLDGVIDLYDKCVTVPGPVENNGCPTATTGPVKEEERTLEGIEFDLNSDRILPSNTPILNNAVTYINQSTGSYNVIGATDTRGTDAYNKKLSERRANNVKNYLIKNGVQTGKLNAIGKGEKDLKYPECEPATKCPEWKNRANRRVYFEAK, from the coding sequence ATGAAATTAAGTTTAGCAATTGTAGCATTAGCATTAGCTGTTCCAACAGCTTCTTTTGCTCAAGACTCAACGGCAGTTTCAAAAGGAGAATATCCTAATACATTTTCTTCGGGTTCTGCCAATGTATCCCCTTTTACACAGAAGTCTAAAAGATTCAACGACTGGGCGATTTCATTTGGTGCCGGGGTACCATTAATGCAATCAGCGGATTTAACATCTATCAAAAATGGTAATGGTAAAAATCTTTTCGGATATTCTGCATATGTAAGTATCGATAAAGCTATTACTCATGCTTTTGGTATTAACTTACAATACGACAGAGGAGAGACCAGACAAGGATTCTTCAACACAAAAAATTCAGCTCCTACTGATTTAGCTGTAAGAGACAGAATTGGTGCAAGAACTCAATACGATGCGATCTCAATCTTGGGGGATGTTAACTTCTCTAATTTATTAAGAAGAGTTGATAATCACTCAACTTACAGATGGGCGCTTCACGGGTATGCAGGTATCGGTACTCTAGCATATAGAGCTTATTTAAAAGATCCTTCTGGGCAAAAGCTAATGACAGAAGTTAAACCTTTTAAATTCAACTCTCTGTTTGGACAAGCCGGAGCAGGTCTTAAATTCAAAGTAAACAGAAGCTTAGACATCGAAGGTAGAGTAATGTACGTAGTTACAGGTGATGATTCTTTCGACGGTGGAGGTGCACCATACAGTGCAATCAACCAAAGAGAAGAAGGAACGTCTGATAATTTCTTCAATGCTACTTTAGGGGTTTCTTTAAAATTAGGAAAACACGAGTCTCATTTAATGTGGCATGACCCATTACAGGAAATCTATTATAAATTAGATGTTTTGGCTAACAAAAACCAGGATATCGAAGTTTGTAAAAAAGGAGATGCTGATAATGACGGAGTTTGTGACGATTGGGACAGACAGCTTGATACTCCTGCCGGTGCAAGAGTGGACGGTGCAGGTGTTGCCCTTGACACAGACCTTGATGGTGTAATCGATCTTTACGATAAGTGTGTTACTGTTCCTGGACCTGTTGAAAACAACGGTTGTCCTACAGCAACTACAGGACCTGTAAAAGAAGAAGAAAGAACTCTTGAAGGAATTGAATTCGATTTAAATTCTGACAGAATCTTACCTTCAAATACACCAATTCTTAACAATGCAGTTACTTATATTAATCAATCAACTGGTTCTTATAACGTAATTGGAGCAACAGATACAAGAGGAACTGATGCTTACAACAAAAAATTATCTGAAAGAAGAGCAAATAACGTTAAGAATTATTTAATCAAAAATGGTGTTCAGACAGGTAAGTTAAATGCTATCGGTAAAGGTGAAAAAGACCTTAAATATCCTGAATGTGAACCAGCTACTAAATGCCCTGAATGGAAAAACAGAGCAAACAGAAGAGTTTACTTCGAGGCTAAATAA
- the folK gene encoding 2-amino-4-hydroxy-6-hydroxymethyldihydropteridine diphosphokinase produces the protein MSQHKVVLLLGSNLGDGKKNIEQAIEMLKAGGIEMLNISIFLTSDPVEFVSSNIFCNIATIIRTHLSPIQLLDFVKSIEFEMGRTSDSKSSGGYKDRIIDIDIVKYDELKFISERLEIPHTKHLYEREFSRVLLNDVIKQNIKHIV, from the coding sequence ATGTCGCAACATAAGGTAGTTTTGTTACTAGGGAGTAACCTTGGGGATGGAAAAAAAAATATAGAACAGGCTATTGAAATGTTAAAAGCCGGTGGAATTGAAATGTTAAATATTAGCATTTTTTTAACATCTGACCCCGTAGAGTTTGTTAGTTCTAATATTTTTTGTAATATTGCAACAATAATACGCACACATCTTTCGCCTATTCAACTGCTTGATTTTGTTAAAAGTATTGAATTTGAAATGGGAAGAACTAGCGATTCAAAATCCTCTGGAGGTTATAAAGACCGCATTATTGATATTGATATTGTTAAGTATGATGAGTTAAAATTTATATCAGAAAGGTTGGAAATCCCTCATACCAAACATCTTTATGAAAGGGAATTTTCCAGAGTATTATTAAATGATGTTATCAAACAAAACATAAAACATATTGTATGA
- the ftsY gene encoding signal recognition particle-docking protein FtsY, which yields MSWFKNIFKKEEKETLDKGLEKSSQGFFEKITKAVVGKSTVDDEVLDDLEEILIASDVGASTTIKIIQRIEERVARDKYVNVGELDKILREEISNLLLENPHAGTGNIDTSKKPYVIMVVGVNGVGKTTTIGKLAHQFKSEGKKVVLGAGDTFRAAAVDQLTIWSERVGVPIVKQEMGSDPASVAFDTVQSAVAQGADVVIIDTAGRLHNKVNLMNELSKIKRVMQKVIPDAPHEILLVLDGSTGQNAFEQAKQFTAATEVNALAVTKLDGTAKGGVVIGISDQFQIPVKYIGVGEKMQDLQLFNGTEFVDSFFKKR from the coding sequence ATGAGTTGGTTTAAAAATATTTTCAAAAAAGAAGAAAAGGAAACTTTAGATAAAGGATTGGAAAAATCCAGCCAGGGTTTCTTTGAAAAAATAACAAAAGCCGTAGTCGGTAAAAGCACCGTAGATGATGAAGTATTAGATGACCTCGAAGAAATACTAATTGCTTCGGATGTTGGTGCATCCACAACGATCAAGATCATTCAGAGAATTGAAGAACGTGTTGCCAGAGATAAATATGTGAATGTAGGTGAACTCGATAAAATTCTTCGTGAAGAAATATCAAACTTACTTCTCGAAAATCCGCATGCAGGAACCGGAAATATTGATACATCAAAAAAGCCGTATGTTATTATGGTTGTCGGTGTAAACGGAGTCGGAAAAACAACAACTATCGGAAAACTGGCTCATCAGTTTAAGTCGGAAGGCAAAAAGGTAGTTTTGGGAGCCGGAGACACTTTTAGAGCTGCAGCTGTGGATCAGCTGACCATTTGGAGTGAAAGAGTCGGCGTACCTATTGTAAAGCAGGAAATGGGTTCCGATCCTGCCTCCGTAGCTTTTGATACCGTTCAAAGTGCAGTTGCCCAGGGTGCCGATGTTGTGATCATTGATACGGCAGGAAGGCTCCATAATAAAGTGAACTTAATGAACGAACTTTCAAAGATCAAAAGAGTAATGCAAAAGGTAATTCCTGATGCTCCTCATGAGATTCTTTTAGTTCTTGACGGTTCTACCGGTCAAAACGCATTTGAGCAGGCAAAACAGTTTACAGCAGCCACAGAAGTAAACGCTTTAGCCGTTACAAAATTAGATGGAACAGCCAAAGGAGGAGTGGTTATAGGCATTTCTGATCAGTTTCAGATTCCAGTGAAATACATAGGGGTTGGGGAGAAAATGCAGGATTTGCAATTGTTTAATGGTACGGAATTTGTTGACTCATTCTTCAAGAAGAGATGA
- a CDS encoding GlsB/YeaQ/YmgE family stress response membrane protein translates to MGILTWIIFGLIAGAIAKLIMPGTQGGGWLMTIILGIVGAFVGGFVGSLIGWGTVENFDFRSMLLAVGGSLIVLWIFGMASKKS, encoded by the coding sequence ATGGGAATTTTAACTTGGATCATTTTTGGTCTTATCGCAGGTGCAATAGCTAAACTTATTATGCCTGGAACACAAGGTGGTGGTTGGCTTATGACCATTATACTAGGAATCGTTGGAGCTTTCGTAGGTGGATTTGTTGGAAGTTTAATCGGCTGGGGAACAGTTGAAAACTTTGACTTCAGAAGCATGTTATTAGCAGTGGGAGGTTCACTTATCGTCCTTTGGATTTTTGGAATGGCCTCAAAGAAAAGCTAA
- the sppA gene encoding signal peptide peptidase SppA, which produces MKSFFKNVLANIVAIVILCAVFFFFFIVMLVFSSMSSDKSVVVKKNSVLTINLKTIIIDSPTEEQTGVFNMGNQNKSILIYEALEAIEKAKTDDNIKGISIEADDLNAGITQIDDLRNAIQDFKKSGKFVYAYGNAASQSSYYLGSVADKYFLNPSGMIELKGLATEVTFFKDFADKYGIGIEVIRHGKFKSAVEPFLRNDISPENKEQLSTLLNDLWKNTSSKIAASRKIDSLQFKTIVDSLYGMIPEQSLKYKLADQLIQKTEYDELIKSKLSLKEKDKLNKISLGKYINSYSDDEKSGDKVAVLYASGSINNGDGYNEIYSEKYIKYIKDLQENDKVKAVVFRINSPGGSANASDEILFELQQLKKKKPLIVSFGDYAASGGYYIAMAADKIYSEPNTLTGSIGVFGVIPYFKDIANKNGIRSDIVATNANSQYYSGLNGVTPYGVSMITKSVEGTYKRFVHFVTQNRKQTFEQIDNIGGGRVWSGVRAKQIGLVDELGTLNDAVKFAAQKAGLKSYNVASYPKKMSPFEQIFKDLNEDDISARVIKSKIGKANYEILQQITEEKLRSEVKMEMPYQIKIN; this is translated from the coding sequence ATGAAAAGTTTTTTTAAAAATGTTTTAGCAAATATAGTGGCAATTGTCATACTATGTGCTGTATTTTTCTTCTTTTTTATAGTCATGCTGGTATTTAGTTCTATGAGTAGTGATAAATCGGTAGTGGTAAAAAAGAACTCAGTTTTAACGATCAATTTAAAGACGATCATAATTGATAGCCCTACTGAAGAACAAACGGGTGTATTTAATATGGGAAATCAGAATAAAAGCATTTTAATATATGAAGCTTTAGAAGCCATTGAAAAAGCTAAAACGGATGACAATATTAAAGGAATCAGTATTGAGGCGGATGATCTAAATGCGGGAATTACACAAATCGACGATTTACGGAATGCGATACAGGATTTTAAGAAGAGTGGAAAATTTGTGTATGCTTATGGAAATGCGGCTTCACAGTCATCTTATTACCTGGGATCTGTAGCGGATAAATACTTTCTGAATCCTTCCGGTATGATCGAATTAAAAGGATTGGCTACAGAAGTTACCTTTTTCAAGGATTTTGCGGATAAATACGGAATCGGAATTGAAGTGATCCGTCATGGAAAATTTAAATCTGCAGTAGAACCGTTTTTACGAAATGATATTTCTCCAGAAAATAAAGAGCAATTAAGTACTCTTCTTAACGATCTGTGGAAAAATACATCTTCGAAAATTGCTGCATCAAGAAAAATTGATTCATTACAGTTTAAGACTATTGTTGATAGTTTGTATGGTATGATTCCTGAACAAAGTCTGAAGTATAAACTGGCAGATCAGCTCATTCAGAAAACGGAATATGATGAGCTTATTAAATCTAAGCTAAGCTTAAAAGAAAAAGATAAGCTGAACAAAATTTCATTAGGAAAGTACATCAACTCTTATTCTGATGATGAAAAATCAGGAGATAAAGTAGCGGTATTGTATGCTTCCGGTTCTATAAACAATGGAGATGGTTATAATGAAATTTACTCTGAAAAATACATTAAGTATATTAAGGATCTTCAGGAAAATGATAAAGTAAAAGCAGTTGTATTCAGGATCAATTCCCCGGGAGGAAGTGCTAATGCATCCGATGAGATCTTGTTTGAGCTTCAGCAGCTAAAAAAGAAAAAACCACTGATTGTTTCTTTTGGTGATTATGCTGCGTCAGGAGGGTATTATATTGCAATGGCTGCAGATAAAATTTATTCCGAACCTAATACCTTGACGGGATCTATCGGAGTTTTTGGAGTAATTCCTTATTTTAAGGATATTGCCAATAAGAATGGAATCCGATCAGATATTGTCGCTACAAATGCCAATTCTCAATATTATTCAGGTTTGAACGGTGTAACTCCATATGGTGTAAGTATGATTACAAAAAGTGTAGAAGGAACATATAAAAGATTTGTACACTTTGTAACCCAAAACAGAAAACAGACATTTGAGCAGATCGATAACATCGGTGGTGGAAGAGTATGGAGTGGTGTAAGAGCTAAACAAATCGGTTTGGTGGATGAATTGGGAACATTAAATGATGCCGTAAAATTTGCAGCGCAAAAAGCCGGATTGAAATCTTATAATGTAGCATCGTATCCTAAGAAGATGTCTCCTTTTGAACAAATATTTAAAGACCTGAATGAAGATGATATTTCTGCAAGAGTTATCAAAAGTAAAATAGGTAAAGCCAATTATGAAATTTTACAACAGATTACAGAAGAGAAACTAAGATCTGAGGTAAAAATGGAAATGCCTTATCAGATAAAGATCAACTAA